In the Artemia franciscana chromosome 1, ASM3288406v1, whole genome shotgun sequence genome, one interval contains:
- the LOC136029013 gene encoding uncharacterized protein LOC136029013, whose amino-acid sequence MSGKAISFCLEILFFYWFFVNTLSAKDNSGIRNIPSFRSEYSSWSDEKGNFWIAGGASNVFSFNDIWHYNGSIWEKIYDLDTEPHRSHPNISNGTILCATEQILALSFSKKEINRTEIWVFNGKSWTSYLCLSGIQSSVCPYTKAVFTVCDSSNMRFLFIDETDINSVKRKIWSFDMKLTSWQQERNYLIGVQPRFTECIRRWNSVDGTALSCGTKIFWLDLSLLKWYEIMDLPLQENCIIFLVKYNEFLLMMFSKDGRLQLGIKSLVMGTFQVINSEMSVADGFILSLEERNFVIPGIISNSIKLNISNRVVVRVQYSKDRGLKSIFKFDNQLSSKSKYHKDDHSPQEFYTRFFFISGILALFCFTSVTLFTYVYYCKSFSCRSSNSFVRYTAIKHETFLH is encoded by the coding sequence caAAAGACAATAGCGGAATAAGAAACATCCCTTCATTTCGCTCTGAATATTCAAGTTGGTCAGATGAAAAAGGAAACTTTTGGATAGCAGGGGGAGCATCAAACGTATTCTCTTTTAATGACATTTGGCACTACAATGGAAGTATTTGGGAGAAGATTTATGACTTAGATACAGAACCTCATCGATCACACCCTAACATTTCTAATGGAACCATTCTCTGTGCAACAGAGCAAATCCTTGCCCTCTCTTTTTCTAAAAAGGAgataaatcgaacagaaatttgGGTCTTTAACGGAAAGAGTTGGACTTCTTATCTTTGTTTGTCGGGGATCCAATCTTCCGTCTGTCCCTACACGAAAGCTGTGTTTACTGTTTGTGACTCATCCAACATGCGTTTTCTGTTTATTGATGAGACTGACATCAACTCTGTTAAGAGAAAAATTTGGAGTTTTGATATGAAATTGACCTCTTGGCAACAGGAAAGAAATTACCTTATTGGAGTTCAGCCTAGATTTACGGAGTGCATAAGACGGTGGAATAGTGTTGATGGTACTGCTCTTTCTTGtggtacaaaaatattttggctgGACCTGAGCTTGCTAAAGTGGTACGAAATTATGGATCTTCCACTTCaagaaaattgtattattttccTTGTGAAATATAATGAATTTCTTTTGATGATGTTTAGTAAGGATGGCCGCTTACAGTTGGGAATAAAGAGCTTGGTAATGGGAACTTTCCAGGTCATTAATAGTGAAATGTCAGTTGCAGATggatttattttatctttggaagaaagaaattttgtaattcCAGGAATCATTTCTAACAGCATTAAGCTTAATATATCGAACAGAGTTGTAGTTAGGGTTCAATACTCAAAAGACCGAGGACTGAAATCAATATTCAAGTTTGATAACCAACTAAGCAGCAAATCAAAATATCACAAGGATGATCATTCTCCTCAAGAATTTTATACTAGGTTTTTCTTTATTAGTGGCATATTGGCATTATTCTGTTTTACTTCTGTTACTTTATTTACATATGTGTATTATTGCAAATCCTTTAGTTGCCGTTCATCGAATTCATTTGTTAGATATACGGCTATCAAACACGAAACGTTTTTACATTGA